The nucleotide sequence GAAAAGGCTcacaatatatgttaattgaatcAGCTATCTCTTGAAATATCCTTTTTCCTTCTATGATTTTAACACCATTATCTGTTGCTATGAAAAGTGTATTGCCACTTAAGATTGATAGCTTTCCTAGAAAACAGATACTGTCATTAGGCTTAATAAAGTTTGTTAACTTTTAACTTATTCTCAAACTTTAGTAGGATGAAGAACCAGGGAGCTTGATAAAAATCCTTGGGCCACCATTATCCCTAAAAATTCTGATTAAAGGTACCAGGAATCTGCATATTTTAATAAGCACTCTCAGCTAATTCTAATGATGGCAGTCTTCAGAGACACACTGAGAAGAACTAAACTACTTTTGCAATTTAATCTActcccccccaatttttttaatcaagccAGTTTTTtacaactataaatatttaagcaaaatCTTACAAAAACAATCCAAGGCTACTACCTCTAACATGATAGGTTCTCAAAAATGTTTACTGCACCTCAGGAGCTTCCCATGCTGCACAGGAGGTAAGTCAGAGGTTTTTTAGGTAATTAACTATGTTATTCCATTTAAGTTGATGAATTCAACTACACCACAATGTAATttagtaaaacatttttatatgtctTACACAAATGACTGGATGTTAAACAGTAAAAGGGAACAGTTAACTCTGAACCtaatagaataataaaatcataataatttgaataattattaaagtaataatcacaaataatttttaaatcaccaATAGTCCAAGCccatttaaaactttaaatgaccatcaaaatgtactaattataaaattatgggTGACTTTTCCCtcactattaaatatttattgagttggCACAGTACCTTTCTgtacttttcaaattttctacagtaagcatatttattttattcacgATTATAAAAGTTTTAGAAGTACTTATTAATCCTACAGTCTTCACATTCATTATAGGGAAAGCAAGAATAACCCGTAACCACATTTATCATAAACCATAAACACCCAAATACCTGACTTAAGGTATCAAACTGTAATCATTACCTTATTTTCGCACTAATACCAgaacaaatcacttaacctctaaAATTTAGACTATGTCCCATTTCCATCAGGTATCTGTTATTAGTACAGTTAGCACgactttttaaaatcctcttGTCATCTGTTCCGTGGATCTATGTAGGTGGAACATTTTTGTACCAAGAACTGAggcattaaaatatttacactCTCTTATTACGGAAAAGGGGAAAgaccactattaaaaaaaaaacacatatttttataattgtatttccgAAGGAAACTAGGATTGGGGCAAAGCTAGGATGGGGCTTTCTCCAAGGTAGACCACTCTTAGGGGCAAAATGTAATAGAAAGCGACAGGGATGAGCCGCCAGCAGGTGATGAAATTTCAGCTCAAATAAAACGCAAACGGTTGTTTTCAACCCAGTCAGATCGGTGAATGACACTCGGGAGTACGGGGGGCTCTCAGGGCCCCGCACTTTCCGCACTCCAATTCTCACCAGctctcccgcccctcccccccggggctctgCGGGACTTGGTTTGGGGCACCGGGAAGCCAAGGCTGTTTGCAAACAGGCGTCCTCAGCCTCCCTCCAGGATGTACGTGCTGGGCCCGGGGTAAGAGGCTGCGctcggcccgggcccggggccaaCCTGAGCGGTGCCAGTGCCTCCGCCAACACACCGGGCCGCAACGGAACCGAGGCCAGGGCGAGGGCTTCCCGGCTGCGCAGGGCCTACTAGCCCCCCACGCGCCTCCCGCCTCCCGGGGGACGCGGAGACAAGGGGTTGAGGGCCCAGAGCcgcggggtgggggaggcggcTGCAGCAGCAGGACGCCCCGTCCGCCCGGCCCGAGGGCTGCTGCCAGGGCCCTTCCCCGCGGCGGAAGGCCATCGAGCCCGGGACCGCGTCGCGCCACACTCACCTCGAGCAGCGGCCACCGCCGCCACAGCATGGCCGGGGGGGTCGTCCCTAAGCCGACAGCCTCCTCCTCCGGAGGACACCGGCGCGGCCCCAGGCGCCGCcgcgaagcctcccgctcctgaAGGGGTTGTGGTCGCCGCTGTTACTGAGGCCCAGAGCCCGCCGAGCCTCATCGGGCTCACGGGCCGCCGCAGCCACGCGGTTCCCGGAGGAGCGCCGCTGAACCGGGCCGGGGGCGCAAGGCTACGGCGGGACGACCGAGGTGCTGCAGGCGGGGATCCTCGGCGAAGCCTCCAGCGTCGCCGTGGCCGCTCCTGCCGCCGGCGCCGCTGGGCCACAGCGCCCCCTGGACCccacgcccggctacggcgccggGACTGCGGCGGCCGCCCGGACACGAGCGGCAGGGAACGCGGGGGAGCGCGGCCTGGGGATGGCGGGGGCCCGGCGCTGACTGCGCTGCCCTCGGCCCCCGGCCGGCCCCCGACAATGCCTCCCGGGAGGCGGAAGCCCCTCGATCTCCCACAGACCGTGGCGGGtgccagccccacccccagccctcagGCCGTGAGCGCCTTTgcaccttttccttctctccaggagATGTGTGGACGTTTCTGTCACTCGGACGTTCACCTGAGAGCAGGAGGTGAGGGAATCTGCTCGTTTTCATCTCTCGTGATTCGAGAGGGATCCGTCTAAGCCCCTCGGTGTGTCTGGGTGTAAAAAGGGTGACCCAGAAACAACCTTttttccatacacacacacaaaatcctcCCCCAAAACAGATGAATTGTCTTTGACCTTAACTTTTTTTGGATCTAGAAATTTCCTACAGATACCAAATCCTTAATCCCAAGCCGCcccaaaattagaaaaaaaatataataatatgccGAGCAAGAGAATTGCCAACGGGTTGTCCTGAATCCATAAACAActtaaaggtaagaaaaaaaacacCCATCTTTTCTaacttaccccctcccccacccccacctcataCCTCTACTCTTTCATCCCAACCCCGGTCAAATCCCAGGTAAGGATCTGAAGGAAGGAAATGTTAGCTAGTGCAGGCTGTGGAATCATTCTGTTTACAGATACCCCATTTTCAATCCCGTATAGGCTCTAGAGTGCAAACATCTGAACCAAAAGCAATGGAAACAGGCTGTCAGAagggaaatagagaaagaaattctCCAAATCCTCTGGACCCAAATTTCCCAAGTAACAGTACATTATTTTATCGCAGAGTGCTATAGTAGAATAAGCAGGGACTTTGGTTCTTGATACTATCAATTCCAGCTCTGTCATGTTTAGCTATATGACCCTGGGTAAGTTACATAACATTTCTGAACCTGAGTTTTCTAATGCCTGCCTTGCTGGTTGTAGTGAAAATTGGAGATGATTTATGTGAAGGAACTGGCCCAGAAAAGATAGTCAATGTTAGTTCCAATTATTGTTGGTTCCAAAACACCCTCTCCGTCTTTCTTAGATTCAAGTTTTTTCCCATctgtttttgttctctctctcaatttctgTGTGCAAATATATCTTTATCAAAAGATGAGCACGtcaaaaaaaaaggaggggggggtgAATGGTGCATTGTTCTTCATCATCCCTGGTTTGGGTAAAATTTTCCTAAGTTTCACTAATGGATTTATATAACATCACTCtgctgattaaaaacaaaaaacaggggcgcctgggtggctcagtgggttaaagcctctgccttcggctcaggtcatgatcccagagtcctgggatggagcagcagggagcctgcttcctcctctctcactctgcctgcctctccgcct is from Meles meles chromosome 1, mMelMel3.1 paternal haplotype, whole genome shotgun sequence and encodes:
- the LOC123955975 gene encoding transcription initiation factor TFIID subunit 4-like, translated to MKKNESLPFMTTRIDPEDVMEPAGSWGMIRDYHRLNQVVAVTTAAPTRFRSVNDTREYGGLSGPRTFRTPILTSSPAPPPRGSAGLGLGHREAKAVCKQASSASLQDVRAGPGVRGCARPGPGANLSGASASANTPGRNGTEARSRGVGEAAAAAGRPVRPARGLLPGPFPAAEGHRARDRVAPHSPRAAATAATAWPGGSSLSRQPPPPEDTGAAPGAAAKPPAPEGVVVAAVTEAQSPPSLIGLTGRRSHAVPGGAPLNRAGGARLRRDDRGAAGGDPRRSLQRRRGRSCRRRRWATAPPGPHARLRRRDCGGRPDTSGRERGGARPGDGGGPALTALPSAPGRPPTMPPGRRKPLDLPQTVAGASPTPSPQAVSAFAPFPSLQEMCGRFCHSDVHLRAGEISYRYQILNPKPPQN